In Euphorbia lathyris chromosome 2, ddEupLath1.1, whole genome shotgun sequence, the sequence CGAGCAGCCAGAAGGAAGGCTTTTAACTGTACGGGAATATCATATCTGGAaagttaataataaaaataataatttccaAGCGACGATTCATAGCTCAATTCAGCCATTTTATACTTTTCTCAGGCCATACCCACCGTCTCTGACTAAACCCTCTGGTATCCTCTCTGTAATCCAGATCCTCTGATCGGAATTCCTCCGCCGTCCGTACTAGCTATGGCTCTCTCTCATCTTACTTCCTCTTCTAGATCTCACCTTCTTAAACCTCTTTCCACCCTCACCGCAACCCTCCGCCGTCCGATCTCCACCTCCACCGACCCCCTCACTATTGAGACCTCCGTTCCCTTCACTTCTCACAATTGCGAGGCTCCGTCTCGCAAGGTCGACACCAATTCCCAAGAGCTTCTTTCCTTCTTCCGCGACATGGCTACCATGCGGAGAATGGAAATCGCTGCCGACTCTCTCTACAAGGCCAAGCTCATTCGCGGTTTCTGCCATCTCTATGATGGTCAGGAAGCGGTGGCTGTCGGAATGGAAGCTGCTATTACAAAGAAAGACTGCATCATAACGGCATACCGAGATCACTGTACGTTTTTAGGGCGCGGTGGGACGCTTCTGGAGGTCTTTTCGGAGCTTATGGGACGCCAGAAGGGTTGTTCGAGAGGAAAGGGTGGGTCTATGCATTTCTACAAGAAGGATTCAGGGTTTTACGGAGGACATGGAATCGTGGGGGCTCAGGTGCCGCTAGGATGTGGATTGGCTTTTGCCCAGAAGTACAAAAAGGAGGATACAGTGACATTTGCGCTCTATGGAGATGGTGCCGCCAATCAGGGGCAattatttgaggctcttaataTTTCTGCTCTTTGGGATCTACCCGTAATTCTGGTCTGTGAGAATAATCACTGTAAGGATTGgaatatctttttcctttgatttTTTTCTCCCTATCGTTTAATTTGGTTTCTTTTTCTTAATCCTTTTCAATTTCAATGCTCTGTGTATAGATGGTATGGGGACAGCAGAATGGAGGGCAGCTAAGAGTCCGTCTTACTACAAGCGTGGGGATTATGTTCCTGGGTTGAAGGTTTGAATTAATCTTCTTATTGCTGCTTTTTACAATATCTGTTTGTAGTCATTTGTATGGAAACGAGATATTATGATTGTGTTGTTTCTGTATAAATTAATCAAGTTGGTGGCTGTGATTGTCTTGTTCTTCAGCGGAAAATATATGCTCCTTGtggtttaaatattaaattgtcCTCTGCGCATGGAAAGCATTGTGGAAAACTGGAATTTGTGTATCTGAAAGCAATGgcgattataaaaataataccTCTTGCATTTTATGATTGAATTCAAATTCTTACTGTCTTCCCTTACCTTCAAGTTGCTCTTGTTTTGTTGATATCTTGCctttaacttattttttctCTTGGTTAGATTCTGGATATGAATGTTTAGGGATTGAACAAGGTAATATTTGTGGATTGTTTCAATACATTTCATGTGAATCTTGCATGTTAATGAAGAAAAGGTTTTAGCCAGAGGCTTAAAAGAAATGAAATTCTGCATTTAGTTATGTTGGAGTAGAACTAATTGTAAAGGTTATTGTTCTCCTTAGTAAAGCACCAACCATCTTTCTTGAAGTTATTCTCAAGGTTATTGCCGTCCTTAGTAAAGGACCAGCCATCTTTCTTGAAGTTCCCCGTTGTTGGAATTGTAGGAAGGTTGCCCTTACTACTGGTTACTCCCATGCAACACTCGCAGATAAATCAATAATGAGGCTTGATATGAGCCAAAAATGACAAATTCATTTGCATTCTAGGAGTCCTCTATAATGAATGAATTATGAAATGATAAAACTTTTAAAGTAATATTGTGGTTAACTGTTGAAATGTTATGGCCTTTGCTTGATGACTTCGTTTGCATAAACAGGCAGCTTGTGGTGATGAATTACATAGGTTACTTACATGATTACATTATTGTTTCCATAGTTGACATTTGGCAGTCTATGTTCATGGGCTCTGTGTATTTGTCCAAATTTAGTAACCTTGATCAGAGAATTACATTGTACAttcttaataaattaaattgCATTTCAAGGATTATTATCTAGTGAGATTTATTGGTGCTTCTTGCACCTCATTTATGACATGCTTGTCCCATTCAATTTTGAGGATGGAAACTAGAAACAAATAGTTGACCAGTAAGAAGCAGTTGGGCTTAATTGCCTGGAgatagtttatatttttatatatgttcTTGTTTGGTTTCACTCCTTTCTGCTGTATAAATTTGGTACAGATATCAGCCTAATATGGTTGGCTTgtgattttgtcaaattttctaactttttaatctgtttgtttACTTTTGAAACAGGTAGATGGCATGGATGCTTTTGCCGTGAAACAAGCATGCAAATTTGCAAAGGAGTACGCCTTGAAGAACGGTCCAATTGTGAGTTTTATTTCATCAAGCAACTGCATTTTATGCCTGTTTATAGGACATCGTGTAATTTGTAGTTGgcatatattttaatatatagcACGTGTCAATTGTCCGTCAAATATTGGAGTCACTGCTGAAAATTTAGGCTTTATAGCTTTTGTTTCACAACCTATGGAGGAAAGATTCAAAATACTAGTGGACAAATTTGATGGATGTGGAAAAATATCTGATTACAAAGAAAGTTAAATATGTGATAGTAGCAAACATAGTATGTCTATTTGATCTTAACTTTTGGAGGCAATATATATGATTTTGTTAGCCTGTTGATTTTTCAACTAGAATTAGGTAATGACTGGAGCTAAATGACAAAATGAATATCATGTTGCAAATTATTTGTATAAGATACTATGTAATTAATTTTAGAAGTTCATTTATTAGATTGATGAATGTGGGCAATAAAAGTAACTTATAAGGGGGTTGGAAATGcttacatatataaatttggATGTATTAATCTGGGCCAGATAATTTATCGTTCACAATTTTTACTTGGTAAACTAAAAACTGAAAGAACTTAAAATA encodes:
- the LOC136218117 gene encoding pyruvate dehydrogenase E1 component subunit alpha-1, mitochondrial; the protein is MALSHLTSSSRSHLLKPLSTLTATLRRPISTSTDPLTIETSVPFTSHNCEAPSRKVDTNSQELLSFFRDMATMRRMEIAADSLYKAKLIRGFCHLYDGQEAVAVGMEAAITKKDCIITAYRDHCTFLGRGGTLLEVFSELMGRQKGCSRGKGGSMHFYKKDSGFYGGHGIVGAQVPLGCGLAFAQKYKKEDTVTFALYGDGAANQGQLFEALNISALWDLPVILVCENNHYGMGTAEWRAAKSPSYYKRGDYVPGLKVDGMDAFAVKQACKFAKEYALKNGPIILEMDTYRYHGHSMSDPGSTYRTRDEISGVRQERDPVERIRKLVLAHDLATEKELKDMEKEIRKSVDDAIAQAKESPMPEPSELFTNIYVKGLGTESFGADRKEVKVALP